The [Eubacterium] siraeum genome contains a region encoding:
- a CDS encoding shikimate kinase — protein sequence MERRRIHSRAGAGYLGRNDEACVMRPVYLCGFMGCGKSHIGRMLARECTAVFIDLDRYIVDNQKMTIPEIFAQKGEPYFRDLEAQYIRNFRGRTIVATGGGAILRDETAEFARKQGVVIFLNAGFDTCYERIKNDSNRPLVVNNTKEQLKAIYDSRLPVYRKNSTFEVNANASDRIIAGEIIKLVELDAKRHRKTKG from the coding sequence ATGGAGCGGCGCAGAATACACAGCAGAGCAGGTGCAGGCTATCTCGGACGAAATGATGAGGCTTGTGTAATGCGCCCCGTGTATCTATGCGGCTTTATGGGCTGCGGTAAAAGCCATATAGGAAGAATGCTCGCAAGAGAATGTACGGCTGTGTTCATCGACCTTGACAGATACATAGTCGATAATCAGAAAATGACTATCCCCGAAATATTCGCTCAGAAGGGCGAACCGTATTTCAGGGATCTTGAGGCGCAGTATATAAGAAACTTCAGAGGAAGAACGATTGTCGCCACAGGCGGCGGAGCAATACTCCGTGACGAAACGGCAGAGTTTGCAAGGAAGCAGGGTGTTGTGATTTTTCTCAACGCAGGCTTTGACACCTGCTATGAACGTATAAAGAACGATTCGAACCGTCCTCTTGTAGTGAACAACACGAAAGAACAGCTTAAGGCAATCTATGATTCAAGACTGCCCGTTTACAGAAAAAACAGCACCTTTGAAGTGAACGCAAACGCATCGGACAGAATAATCGCAGGCGAGATCATAAAGCTGGTCGAGCTTGACGCAAAAAGGCACAGGAAAACGAAAGGATAA
- a CDS encoding amidohydrolase, with protein MYIYNANVITMAEKNYENGFILIENDKIKAVGDMSQLKDFSPSDSDIDAKGRTAYPGFIDAHTHIGAWEDGLAFEGDDGNEDTDPSTPNLRAIDMINPLDHCFEEAAQAGVTSVVCGMGSANPIGGTFLAMKTAGSKRIDKRIIKNPVAVKFALGENPKNVYKDKDTAPVTRMATAAIIREQLFKARRYLDDMIDYESSAGTDDEGDRPEYDAKCEALMPLLKHEIPAHFHAHRADDIFTAIRLAKEFDIDYVIIHATEGHLIADELLEDNTRTIVGPVISERCKPELRNHTIETAGILNKAGVPMCICTDHPVVPEQYLPLSAGLAVRGGLDRDEALKAITIYPAQITGIADRVGSIEVGKDADIVIFSGDPLSVCDTPDMVIVNGTVI; from the coding sequence ATGTACATTTACAATGCGAACGTCATAACTATGGCGGAGAAAAACTACGAAAACGGATTTATCCTTATAGAAAACGATAAAATCAAGGCTGTCGGCGATATGTCGCAATTAAAGGACTTTTCGCCGTCCGACAGTGATATAGACGCAAAGGGCAGAACCGCATATCCCGGCTTTATAGACGCTCACACGCATATCGGTGCGTGGGAGGACGGGCTTGCGTTCGAGGGCGACGACGGAAACGAGGATACAGACCCCTCTACCCCGAACCTTCGTGCGATAGATATGATAAATCCGCTCGACCACTGCTTCGAAGAGGCGGCGCAGGCAGGCGTTACCTCGGTGGTATGCGGAATGGGAAGCGCAAACCCCATCGGCGGAACTTTTCTTGCTATGAAAACGGCAGGCTCAAAGAGGATAGACAAGAGGATAATAAAAAATCCCGTTGCGGTAAAATTTGCACTCGGAGAAAATCCCAAGAATGTATATAAGGATAAGGATACCGCTCCGGTCACCCGTATGGCTACCGCCGCCATAATCCGTGAACAGCTTTTCAAGGCAAGACGTTATCTTGACGATATGATAGACTATGAAAGCTCGGCCGGTACCGATGACGAGGGCGACCGCCCCGAATATGACGCAAAGTGCGAGGCGCTTATGCCGCTTTTAAAGCACGAGATACCCGCACATTTCCACGCCCACAGGGCAGACGATATATTCACGGCGATAAGACTTGCCAAGGAGTTTGACATAGATTATGTCATCATCCACGCAACAGAAGGTCACCTTATAGCCGACGAGCTTCTTGAGGATAACACACGGACGATAGTAGGGCCTGTCATCAGCGAGCGCTGTAAGCCCGAGCTTCGTAATCATACGATAGAAACGGCAGGCATACTGAATAAGGCAGGCGTGCCTATGTGCATATGCACCGACCACCCCGTTGTACCCGAGCAGTATCTGCCGCTCTCGGCAGGGCTTGCGGTAAGAGGCGGTCTTGACAGAGATGAAGCGCTGAAGGCGATTACGATATATCCTGCACAGATAACGGGAATTGCAGACAGGGTAGGCAGTATAGAAGTCGGCAAGGACGCAGATATAGTTATCTTTTCGGGCGATCCGTTATCCGTATGCGATACTCCGGATATGGTCATCGTAAACGGCACGGTAATATAA
- a CDS encoding fumarate hydratase: MREISVELVKKTVEELCVKANLYLPDGMKEKINSCIGCEKSPLSKQVLGDIVRNIDCAKELEVPICQDTGMAVIFLEVGQDVHFTGGNLTDAINEGVASGYVNGKLRLSVVEDPLERKNTNNNTPAIVHTSIVPGDKVHIMVAPKGFGSENMSALKMFTPSATREDIVNFVVETVSKAGSNPCPPITVGVGIGGDFELSAILAKKALCRDLKIRNPKPLYADMESEMLEKINKLGIGPQGFGGTVTALYVNIEQHQTHIAGLPVAVNIGCHVTRHAEAEL, translated from the coding sequence ATGCGTGAGATAAGCGTTGAGCTTGTTAAAAAGACAGTTGAAGAACTTTGCGTAAAGGCAAACCTTTATCTGCCCGACGGAATGAAAGAGAAGATAAATTCATGTATCGGCTGTGAAAAAAGTCCGCTGTCAAAGCAGGTGCTTGGCGATATTGTAAGGAATATCGACTGTGCGAAGGAGCTTGAAGTGCCGATATGTCAGGATACGGGAATGGCTGTGATATTCCTTGAAGTCGGACAGGACGTGCATTTCACGGGAGGAAATCTCACAGATGCAATAAACGAGGGCGTTGCAAGCGGATATGTGAACGGCAAGCTGCGTTTATCGGTGGTCGAAGATCCGCTTGAGCGTAAGAACACAAACAACAATACCCCTGCCATAGTACATACAAGCATTGTACCGGGCGACAAGGTGCATATAATGGTAGCGCCGAAAGGCTTCGGCAGTGAGAATATGAGTGCGCTTAAAATGTTCACCCCCTCTGCAACAAGAGAGGATATAGTGAACTTTGTCGTTGAAACGGTATCAAAGGCAGGAAGCAATCCGTGTCCTCCTATAACGGTGGGCGTCGGTATCGGCGGCGACTTTGAGCTGTCTGCCATACTTGCAAAAAAGGCTCTTTGCAGGGATCTTAAAATAAGAAACCCCAAGCCGCTTTATGCGGATATGGAGAGCGAAATGCTCGAAAAGATAAACAAGCTCGGAATAGGCCCTCAGGGCTTCGGCGGTACTGTGACGGCGCTGTATGTAAACATCGAACAGCACCAGACGCATATTGCAGGGCTTCCCGTTGCAGTGAATATAGGCTGTCACGTCACACGTCATGCCGAGGCTGAGCTGTAA
- a CDS encoding transglutaminase, which yields MGKGKVIGTVAAAVVIPAATVVGAIYILPLLDITSSNTLYYFGNDASVAADGTISLGKEEVLGYSSKYSDTMTGYFKAQLDENETYIYNAFMYASENGYSDIFLPGDVFDGSYDKLQEIEYVITFLSCDSPFVAHNYTTNSKLTGNVEQFAGKNYHHIQLETLGEEYTSRREAAYEKAKSVIASIPQECNTDRKKAQYLYNYVAENSVYVTDGYSTRNVPIADLLIDGKAICDGYADTVTMLFNMAGIETASANGTNNSKNEGHTVNFAKLDGEYYYFDASADSIINEKGFKPAFYFGMSWEETSDSFTFADEFANRCPKAEKSLLSDSTDIVISDNSEETVKKAAELLKSGGETGIIVRLDESITDEERKSITNDTAEKVGEPLASLSAANRLYGLKIYKE from the coding sequence ATGGGCAAGGGTAAGGTCATAGGCACTGTAGCGGCGGCGGTCGTGATACCTGCCGCAACGGTCGTAGGTGCAATATACATACTGCCGCTGCTCGATATAACATCAAGCAACACGCTGTATTACTTCGGCAATGATGCTTCTGTTGCCGCAGACGGCACAATATCGCTCGGCAAGGAGGAAGTGCTTGGCTACAGCTCGAAATACTCCGACACTATGACGGGATATTTCAAGGCACAGCTTGACGAGAACGAAACATATATCTACAATGCGTTTATGTACGCAAGCGAAAACGGCTACAGCGATATATTCCTGCCAGGAGATGTATTCGACGGCAGTTATGACAAGTTGCAGGAGATTGAATATGTTATAACCTTTTTAAGCTGTGACAGTCCGTTTGTTGCACATAATTACACGACAAACAGCAAGCTGACCGGAAACGTTGAACAGTTCGCAGGAAAAAACTATCATCATATACAGCTTGAAACGCTCGGAGAGGAATATACATCCCGCCGTGAAGCTGCCTATGAAAAGGCAAAATCGGTAATAGCGTCAATTCCGCAGGAGTGTAATACAGACAGAAAGAAAGCGCAGTATCTGTATAATTATGTTGCGGAGAACTCGGTATATGTTACTGACGGCTACAGCACAAGAAACGTTCCGATAGCCGATCTGCTTATTGACGGCAAGGCGATATGTGACGGATATGCGGATACTGTCACTATGCTTTTCAATATGGCAGGTATAGAAACAGCTTCGGCAAACGGCACAAATAACAGCAAAAACGAGGGACACACAGTAAATTTTGCGAAGCTGGACGGCGAATACTACTACTTTGACGCAAGCGCAGACAGCATAATAAACGAAAAGGGCTTCAAGCCTGCCTTCTATTTCGGTATGTCGTGGGAGGAGACTTCCGACAGCTTTACATTTGCCGACGAATTTGCAAACAGATGTCCGAAAGCCGAAAAAAGCCTGCTGTCTGACAGCACAGACATAGTTATAAGCGACAATTCCGAAGAAACGGTCAAAAAGGCGGCAGAGCTTTTGAAATCTGGCGGAGAAACGGGCATAATCGTAAGGCTTGACGAAAGCATAACCGACGAAGAGCGTAAAAGCATAACAAACGATACAGCGGAAAAAGTCGGAGAACCGCTTGCTTCTTTATCTGCGGCAAACAGGCTGTACGGCTTAAAAATCTATAAGGAATGA
- the trmL gene encoding tRNA (uridine(34)/cytosine(34)/5-carboxymethylaminomethyluridine(34)-2'-O)-methyltransferase TrmL, translated as MELNIVLIEPQIPQNTGNIARTCAVTGARLHIVKPMGFQIDDKKLKHAGLDYWHYLDITYYDGLDDFFERNKDGEFFYFTTKGRNTYCDAEYKDKTYIVFGREDKGLPEELLFHNKQHCVRIPMGSNMRSLNLSNSVAIGAYEVLRQWGFPELQNYGSLTKYDWSKAE; from the coding sequence ATGGAACTGAATATTGTACTTATCGAACCGCAGATACCGCAGAACACGGGTAATATAGCCCGTACCTGTGCGGTTACGGGGGCAAGACTGCATATAGTGAAGCCTATGGGCTTTCAGATAGACGATAAAAAGCTGAAGCACGCAGGGCTTGACTACTGGCATTATCTTGATATAACCTATTATGACGGGCTTGACGATTTCTTTGAGAGAAATAAGGACGGTGAATTCTTCTACTTCACCACAAAAGGCAGAAATACTTACTGCGATGCAGAGTATAAAGATAAAACTTATATAGTGTTCGGCAGAGAGGACAAGGGACTTCCCGAGGAACTGTTATTTCACAATAAACAGCACTGCGTAAGGATACCTATGGGCAGTAATATGAGAAGTCTTAATCTTTCCAACAGTGTGGCGATAGGTGCATACGAGGTGCTGAGGCAATGGGGCTTCCCCGAGCTTCAGAACTACGGTTCGCTTACAAAATACGACTGGAGCAAAGCCGAATAA
- a CDS encoding DegV family protein — protein sequence MKVKLITDSASDITPEDEKKYGIDIMPFDITLGDESLRERVDFTAPEFLEMIDKSEFLPKTSQITEIRFAEKFEHYYNEGYDAVIMVLINSTGSKTYENALLARKNLLEEHPEMAKMRIEIIDSHCYSLGYGYPVIEAAKKLIAGQSVDNVVAYLTDMFNNCEIYIIGFNLRHMKKSGRINAAAAFLGELMGLKPLISLIDGESEVVKKSRGEKNAIADAVQYISGRAVPETPWEILRTSVTALEDEFIKQYSAKVGRPPEMQSIAGAAVASNTGPYIIGVIIRGNARR from the coding sequence ATGAAAGTAAAACTTATCACCGACAGCGCAAGCGACATTACCCCCGAGGACGAAAAGAAATACGGCATTGACATTATGCCGTTCGACATTACACTTGGCGACGAAAGCCTTAGGGAACGTGTTGATTTTACCGCTCCCGAATTTCTTGAGATGATAGACAAGTCGGAATTTCTCCCCAAGACCTCACAGATAACTGAGATACGCTTTGCGGAAAAGTTTGAGCATTACTATAACGAGGGCTATGACGCTGTCATTATGGTGCTTATAAATTCGACAGGCTCAAAGACTTATGAAAACGCACTGCTTGCAAGGAAGAATCTGCTTGAGGAGCATCCCGAAATGGCAAAGATGCGTATTGAGATAATCGACAGCCACTGTTATTCTCTCGGCTACGGTTATCCTGTAATCGAAGCGGCAAAAAAGCTGATTGCAGGACAGAGCGTTGACAACGTTGTGGCATATCTTACCGATATGTTCAATAACTGCGAGATCTACATAATCGGCTTCAATCTGCGCCATATGAAGAAGTCGGGAAGAATAAACGCCGCAGCGGCTTTCTTAGGCGAGCTTATGGGGCTTAAACCGCTCATTTCGCTTATAGACGGCGAAAGCGAGGTAGTAAAAAAGAGCCGTGGAGAAAAGAATGCAATAGCAGATGCAGTCCAGTATATTTCAGGCAGAGCCGTTCCCGAAACACCATGGGAAATACTGCGTACCAGTGTCACAGCACTTGAGGACGAATTTATAAAGCAGTACAGCGCAAAGGTCGGCAGACCTCCTGAAATGCAGAGCATAGCAGGTGCGGCTGTTGCCAGCAACACAGGTCCTTATATCATAGGCGTTATCATAAGAGGTAACGCAAGAAGATAA
- a CDS encoding MATE family efflux transporter gives MSAVKDLTKGSPMKLILGFMLPMLLGLLFQQFYNMVDTIVVGQFLGVNALAGVGSTGSVNFLVLGFCMGVCAGFAIPVAQKFGEKDFDGLRKFVGNTIWLGIGFAAVMTTATCLLCGNILQWMNTPDTVFKEAYDYIFVIFLGIPVTFLYNILSGFIRSLGDSKSPVVILIISSILNVGLDLLFILVFDMGVAGAGWATVLAQLISGIACLVYMIKRFDILHLSRKDLKPDAYSMSRLCAMGVPMGLQYSITAIGSILLQSAVNSLGETYMAAVTAGSKVTQFLCCPFDAMGSTMATYCGQNVGAGRVDRIESGVKKCSMLGIAYAIIALIVIIPFGGEFSKLFIDGTQTEILDLAKQFLLINVAFYIPLAFVNIIRFSIQGLGNSQLAVFAGVFEMIARGGVALGLVPAFGYVAVCLASPAAWVLADLFLFPAFLHSVKILKNKFPSSSATAEKNDTES, from the coding sequence ATGTCAGCAGTAAAAGACCTTACAAAAGGCTCACCTATGAAGCTCATACTCGGATTTATGCTCCCTATGCTGTTAGGACTTCTCTTTCAGCAGTTTTACAATATGGTCGATACAATAGTCGTCGGACAGTTCCTCGGTGTAAACGCACTCGCAGGAGTAGGCTCGACAGGCTCGGTGAACTTCCTTGTTCTCGGCTTCTGCATGGGTGTATGCGCAGGCTTTGCGATACCCGTTGCGCAGAAATTCGGAGAGAAGGATTTTGATGGTCTGCGTAAGTTTGTCGGCAATACGATATGGCTTGGCATAGGCTTCGCCGCAGTAATGACAACAGCGACCTGCCTGCTTTGCGGAAATATCCTCCAATGGATGAATACTCCCGACACGGTTTTTAAAGAGGCGTATGACTATATCTTCGTGATTTTCTTAGGCATCCCCGTAACGTTCCTCTACAATATCCTTTCGGGATTTATCCGTTCGCTCGGTGATTCAAAGTCGCCCGTTGTCATTCTGATTATTTCAAGCATACTCAATGTCGGCCTTGATCTGCTGTTCATTCTGGTGTTTGATATGGGCGTAGCCGGTGCAGGCTGGGCTACCGTCCTTGCACAGCTTATATCCGGTATCGCCTGCCTTGTATATATGATAAAGCGCTTTGATATTCTGCACTTATCGAGGAAGGACTTAAAACCCGATGCTTATTCAATGAGCAGACTTTGCGCTATGGGCGTGCCTATGGGACTTCAGTATTCCATTACCGCTATCGGAAGTATTCTTTTACAGTCGGCGGTGAATTCGCTCGGTGAAACCTATATGGCGGCTGTCACCGCAGGAAGCAAGGTAACACAGTTCCTGTGCTGTCCGTTTGACGCAATGGGTTCTACAATGGCTACCTACTGCGGTCAGAACGTAGGCGCTGGCAGGGTCGACCGTATTGAAAGCGGCGTTAAGAAATGCTCGATGCTCGGCATAGCCTATGCGATAATCGCTCTTATCGTGATAATACCGTTCGGCGGCGAATTTTCAAAGCTGTTTATAGACGGCACACAGACCGAGATACTCGACCTTGCAAAGCAGTTTCTGTTGATAAACGTGGCATTCTACATTCCGCTTGCATTCGTAAACATTATCCGCTTTTCGATACAGGGACTTGGCAACAGCCAGCTTGCCGTTTTTGCCGGAGTATTCGAGATGATAGCAAGAGGCGGTGTGGCACTGGGACTTGTTCCCGCTTTCGGATATGTCGCCGTATGTCTTGCCAGCCCTGCGGCATGGGTGCTTGCCGATCTGTTCCTATTCCCTGCATTCTTACATTCTGTGAAGATACTTAAAAACAAATTCCCGTCATCATCTGCGACAGCGGAAAAAAACGATACTGAAAGCTGA
- a CDS encoding TrpB-like pyridoxal phosphate-dependent enzyme has translation MANREIPYKIYLEENELPRQWYNVRADMKNKPAPLLNPATHQPCTLEELSHVFCTELAKQELDDTTPYIDIPQEIIDFYKMYRPAPLVRAYCLEKALGTPAKIYYKFEGNNTSGSHKLNSAIAQAYYAKKQGLKGVTTETGAGQWGTALSMACAYLGLDCKVFMVKCSYEQKPFRREVMRTYGANVTPSPSMETEVGKKINAEFPGTTGSLGCAISEAVECATTHEGYRYVLGSVLSQVLLHQTIIGLETKTACEKYGIKPDMIIGCAGGGSNLGGLISPFMGEKLRGEADYEFIAVEPASCPSLTRGVYAYDFCDTGAVCPLAKMYTLGSTFIPSANHAGGLRYHGMSSVLSQLYHDGYITARSVEQTSVFAAAEQFARTEGILPAPESSHAIRVAIDEAMKCKETGEEKTILFGLTGTGYFDMVAYQKFNDHEMSDYIPTDEELKVSMDRMPKVD, from the coding sequence ATGGCAAACAGAGAGATCCCGTACAAAATTTATCTTGAAGAAAACGAGCTTCCCCGTCAGTGGTACAACGTAAGAGCGGATATGAAGAACAAGCCTGCTCCGCTGTTAAACCCTGCAACACATCAGCCCTGTACGCTCGAGGAACTGAGCCACGTATTCTGTACAGAGCTTGCAAAGCAGGAGCTTGACGATACAACTCCCTACATCGACATTCCCCAGGAGATAATCGACTTCTACAAGATGTACAGACCTGCTCCCTTAGTAAGAGCATATTGTCTTGAAAAGGCACTCGGTACACCTGCCAAGATATACTACAAATTCGAGGGCAACAACACAAGCGGTTCACACAAGCTGAACAGTGCGATAGCTCAGGCTTATTACGCTAAGAAGCAGGGCTTGAAGGGTGTTACAACAGAAACAGGTGCAGGTCAGTGGGGCACAGCGCTTTCAATGGCTTGCGCATATCTCGGACTTGACTGCAAGGTATTTATGGTTAAATGCTCATACGAGCAGAAGCCCTTCAGACGTGAGGTTATGAGAACCTACGGCGCAAACGTTACTCCCTCTCCCTCAATGGAAACAGAGGTAGGAAAGAAGATAAACGCTGAATTCCCCGGCACGACAGGCTCGCTCGGCTGTGCAATTTCCGAAGCCGTTGAATGTGCAACAACGCACGAGGGCTACAGATATGTTCTCGGCTCGGTGCTGTCGCAGGTACTTCTGCACCAGACGATCATCGGTCTTGAAACAAAGACAGCCTGCGAAAAGTACGGCATAAAGCCCGATATGATCATCGGCTGTGCAGGCGGCGGATCTAACCTCGGCGGTCTTATCTCTCCCTTTATGGGCGAAAAGCTCCGTGGCGAAGCCGACTATGAGTTCATCGCCGTTGAGCCTGCGTCCTGCCCCTCGCTCACCAGAGGCGTTTATGCTTACGACTTCTGCGACACAGGTGCTGTTTGCCCGCTCGCTAAGATGTACACGCTCGGCAGTACGTTCATTCCCTCCGCAAACCACGCAGGCGGTCTGCGCTACCACGGCATGAGCAGTGTTCTTTCACAGCTCTACCACGACGGATATATCACAGCACGCTCAGTTGAGCAGACAAGCGTATTCGCCGCCGCCGAACAGTTTGCAAGAACAGAGGGTATCCTCCCCGCTCCCGAGAGCAGCCACGCAATCAGAGTTGCGATAGACGAGGCTATGAAGTGCAAGGAAACCGGCGAAGAAAAAACTATCCTCTTCGGCCTTACAGGCACAGGCTACTTTGATATGGTCGCATACCAGAAGTTCAACGATCACGAAATGAGCGACTACATTCCCACAGACGAGGAACTTAAAGTCAGCATGGATCGTATGCCTAAGGTTGACTGA
- a CDS encoding ATP-binding protein encodes MEIKRDYYLNKLITKKHNGLIKVITGIRRCGKSYLLFTLFKNHLTESGVADDHIVEIPFDSFENKKYRDPEILYPYVKEQIADDGMYYILLDEVQLLGEFESVLNGFMRMKNVDVYVTGSNARFLSKDIITEFRGRGDELHIQPLSFAEFMSVYDGNKYDGWNEYVLYGGLPPVVLLRTAEQKIELLKSLFQETYINDIISRHSVKHRDEFEELINILASAIGSLTNPKKLTDTFKSKKNKVISSNTIKSYLDYLCDAYVVSRATRYDIKGKKYIDTPQKYYFSDVGIRNACINFRQLEENHTMENIIYNELIARNFNVDVGIITATGKDNDGKSVRKQLEVDFVCNKGSKRYYIQSAFSIPDREKMEQESNSLLRIDDSFKKIIVVKDLPAPTYTEDGILVISVYDFLLNSNSLDM; translated from the coding sequence ATGGAAATAAAACGGGATTATTATCTGAACAAACTGATAACCAAAAAACATAACGGTCTTATAAAAGTAATCACAGGAATCCGCAGATGCGGAAAATCCTATCTTCTGTTTACGCTTTTCAAAAATCATCTGACTGAAAGCGGTGTTGCTGATGATCATATCGTTGAAATACCGTTTGACAGCTTTGAGAACAAGAAATACCGTGATCCTGAAATACTGTATCCGTATGTCAAGGAGCAGATTGCCGATGACGGTATGTATTATATACTGCTCGATGAGGTACAGCTTTTAGGCGAATTTGAATCTGTGCTTAACGGATTTATGCGTATGAAGAACGTTGATGTTTATGTAACGGGTAGCAATGCACGATTTTTATCGAAGGATATTATAACCGAGTTCCGTGGTCGTGGTGACGAGCTTCATATACAGCCGCTTTCGTTTGCCGAATTTATGTCAGTGTATGACGGCAATAAGTATGACGGTTGGAACGAGTATGTATTATACGGTGGTCTTCCGCCTGTAGTATTACTGCGGACTGCCGAACAGAAAATTGAATTACTCAAATCGCTTTTTCAGGAAACGTATATAAATGATATTATCAGCAGACACAGTGTAAAGCATAGAGATGAATTTGAAGAACTAATAAATATCCTTGCTTCAGCTATAGGGTCGCTGACAAACCCCAAAAAGCTCACCGATACGTTTAAAAGCAAAAAGAATAAGGTTATCAGCTCAAACACAATAAAAAGCTATCTTGACTATCTCTGCGATGCTTATGTCGTCAGTCGTGCCACTCGATACGATATAAAAGGAAAAAAGTATATAGATACTCCTCAGAAATATTATTTCAGTGATGTGGGTATTCGCAACGCCTGCATCAATTTCCGCCAGTTAGAAGAAAATCATACGATGGAGAACATAATATACAATGAGCTTATCGCAAGAAATTTCAATGTAGATGTCGGAATAATCACAGCAACCGGGAAAGACAATGACGGAAAATCTGTCAGAAAGCAGCTTGAGGTTGATTTTGTCTGCAATAAAGGCTCAAAACGTTATTATATTCAATCGGCTTTTTCGATACCCGACAGAGAAAAGATGGAACAGGAATCGAACTCGCTTTTGAGAATTGACGACTCTTTCAAGAAGATAATTGTAGTCAAGGATTTACCCGCTCCGACTTATACCGAGGACGGCATACTTGTTATAAGTGTGTATGATTTTTTACTGAACAGCAACAGCCTCGATATGTGA
- the rmuC gene encoding DNA recombination protein RmuC: MEILIIITLVACVVSVIISVITLLTQKRLAENIGVNKITDEQTAKQLEMLAERTAQLSAKFDTAQANRVSGESVLRTELVNLVTNLGNTLTDTQKLNSDGTARLLSQFEQRLQSIEQRNAADMQNMRNEMAVQLGNINANTKNQLEEMRGMVGEKLQTTLDDKISRSFATVSEQLNKVYSGLGEMQSLAAGVGDLKKVLSNVKNRGILGEMQLGAILADILAPEQYDTEVAVAPDSRNHVEFAVKLPGKNDDTVYLPIDSKFPGDTYTALCNAYDSGDKVMIEEASKALVVAIKKCAKDIHDKYICPPYTTNFAVMFLPFEGLYAEVVKLGLVEELQRNYGVSIAGPTTMSALLNSLYMGFRTLAVQKRGSEVWKILSSVKKEFETFEDVLTKTKKHLQQVDSDLETLVGVRTRAINKQLMSVGEDSTAQIGTEE; encoded by the coding sequence ATGGAAATACTTATTATAATAACGCTTGTTGCGTGCGTAGTGTCGGTGATAATATCGGTAATAACGCTTCTTACGCAGAAGAGGCTTGCCGAAAATATCGGCGTGAACAAGATAACGGACGAGCAGACCGCAAAACAGCTTGAAATGCTTGCAGAGCGTACCGCACAGCTTTCGGCAAAATTCGATACGGCGCAGGCAAACCGTGTAAGCGGCGAATCGGTGTTAAGAACCGAGCTTGTGAACCTTGTGACAAATCTCGGAAACACGCTTACCGACACACAAAAGCTGAACTCCGACGGAACAGCAAGACTGCTGTCGCAGTTTGAACAGCGTCTTCAGAGCATTGAGCAGAGGAATGCCGCCGATATGCAGAATATGCGTAACGAAATGGCGGTACAGCTTGGAAACATAAATGCGAATACCAAAAATCAGCTTGAAGAAATGCGTGGAATGGTAGGAGAAAAGCTACAGACCACGCTTGATGATAAGATAAGCCGTTCATTTGCGACCGTCAGCGAACAGCTTAACAAGGTGTACAGCGGACTGGGCGAAATGCAGAGCCTTGCCGCAGGGGTAGGCGACCTTAAAAAAGTCCTGTCCAACGTAAAGAACAGAGGTATACTCGGAGAGATGCAGCTGGGAGCGATTCTTGCGGATATTCTCGCTCCCGAACAGTATGATACCGAGGTCGCTGTAGCTCCCGACAGCCGTAATCACGTTGAGTTTGCGGTAAAGCTGCCGGGCAAGAATGATGACACGGTGTATCTTCCGATTGACTCAAAATTCCCCGGCGACACCTACACAGCCCTTTGCAACGCTTATGACAGCGGAGATAAGGTAATGATCGAAGAAGCGTCAAAGGCGCTTGTTGTAGCGATAAAGAAATGTGCGAAGGATATTCACGATAAATATATCTGTCCTCCGTACACGACCAACTTTGCGGTAATGTTCCTGCCGTTCGAGGGACTGTATGCCGAGGTCGTAAAGCTCGGGCTGGTGGAGGAGCTACAGCGTAACTACGGGGTGAGCATAGCAGGCCCTACCACAATGTCCGCATTGCTGAACTCGCTGTATATGGGCTTCCGTACTCTTGCCGTACAGAAGCGAGGCAGTGAGGTATGGAAGATACTGAGCAGTGTAAAGAAAGAATTTGAAACTTTTGAAGATGTGCTGACAAAGACTAAGAAGCATTTACAGCAGGTCGACAGCGATCTTGAAACGCTTGTCGGAGTAAGAACCAGAGCGATAAACAAGCAGCTTATGAGCGTTGGCGAGGATAGTACGGCGCAGATAGGCACGGAAGAATAA